A DNA window from candidate division KSB1 bacterium contains the following coding sequences:
- a CDS encoding adenine phosphoribosyltransferase, producing MEAKDLKAKIRSIPGFPKPGIVFRDITTLLQDPEAFRCAVDEMAAAFAHARPEVVVGVEARGFIFGSAIAYKLGAAFVPARKPGKLPAETIRAEYALEYGTDAIEIHRDAVRAGQRVLLVDDLLATGGTMAATASLVEQLGGQVVGIVFLIELGFLRGREKLARYPVVTLVQYASEEE from the coding sequence ATGGAGGCGAAGGACCTCAAAGCAAAGATCCGAAGCATCCCTGGTTTTCCGAAGCCAGGAATCGTGTTTCGGGACATCACCACCCTCCTCCAGGACCCCGAGGCGTTTCGCTGCGCCGTGGACGAAATGGCCGCAGCGTTCGCCCACGCCAGGCCAGAGGTTGTGGTGGGTGTAGAGGCCAGAGGGTTCATCTTCGGGAGCGCGATCGCCTACAAGCTGGGGGCTGCATTCGTCCCGGCGCGCAAGCCGGGCAAGCTGCCGGCCGAAACGATACGCGCGGAGTATGCTCTCGAGTACGGGACAGACGCCATCGAAATCCACAGGGACGCCGTGCGGGCCGGCCAGAGGGTCCTGCTCGTGGACGATCTGCTGGCCACGGGCGGAACGATGGCTGCCACTGCTTCGCTTGTTGAGCAACTGGGTGGCCAAGTGGTTGGGATCGTCTTCCTGATCGAGCTCGGTTTCCTGCGGGGAAGGGAAAAGCTGGCTCGCTACCCGGTAGTCACGTTGGTTCAGTACGCGAGCGAAGAAGAGTAG
- a CDS encoding acylphosphatase, translating into MDARARIIVHGMVQGVGFRYFAYRQATVRGLKGYVRNRPDGTVESVVEGERGMIEDYARELNIGPRYARVTRVDVHWEPFAGEFKSFEVRF; encoded by the coding sequence ATGGACGCTCGGGCTCGCATCATCGTACACGGGATGGTGCAGGGAGTTGGCTTTCGATACTTCGCCTACCGCCAGGCCACCGTGCGCGGCCTCAAGGGCTACGTCCGCAACCGACCGGATGGAACCGTGGAGTCGGTGGTGGAGGGCGAGCGTGGGATGATCGAAGACTACGCGCGTGAGCTGAACATCGGACCTCGCTACGCGCGTGTCACCCGAGTGGACGTCCATTGGGAGCCTTTTGCAGGGGAGTTTAAGTCCTTCGAAGTCCGTTTCTGA
- a CDS encoding TIGR00725 family protein has protein sequence MATKQENLVIAVLGSGVVGPEIYDLALQIGRLLAERGAIIVCGGLGGVMEAACRGAKEKGGITIGILPGTSRWDANPYVDYAVVTGMQDARNVIIVRTADAAIAVDGEYGTLSEIAFCLKLGVPVVSLAGWSFDPAIRVASTPEEAVEVALSLAQSRRRRENAWRSA, from the coding sequence ATGGCAACGAAGCAGGAAAACCTCGTCATCGCTGTCTTGGGCAGCGGCGTCGTCGGCCCCGAAATCTACGACCTGGCGCTGCAAATTGGCCGCCTTCTCGCAGAGCGCGGGGCCATTATCGTGTGTGGGGGACTGGGCGGTGTGATGGAGGCTGCCTGCAGGGGGGCCAAAGAGAAGGGCGGCATCACTATAGGGATTCTGCCGGGCACCAGCCGCTGGGACGCCAATCCCTATGTGGACTATGCGGTGGTCACGGGTATGCAGGATGCCCGAAACGTGATCATCGTGCGGACCGCAGATGCGGCCATCGCCGTCGACGGTGAGTACGGTACCCTCTCGGAGATCGCGTTTTGTCTGAAGCTGGGCGTCCCGGTGGTGAGCCTGGCGGGCTGGAGCTTCGATCCCGCTATTCGGGTAGCCTCCACTCCGGAAGAAGCCGTGGAGGTCGCTTTGTCGTTAGCTCAGTCGCGCCGGCGCAGAGAAAACGCCTGGCGATCTGCTTGA
- the asnS gene encoding asparagine--tRNA ligase, whose product MALASVEGRIYVSDAGEHVGEDVWVFGWLYHRRDKGKLQFLLVRDGSGIIQCVVSHADVDEKTWALAAEVTQESSLKVYGTVRQDARAPGGYELLVKALEIVQIAKDYPITPKEHGVDFLMDHRHLWLRSSRQQAILRVRHEIVRAIRDFFDERGFVLLDAPIFTPAACEGTTTLFETDYFGQKVYLTQSGQLYMEAGAMAFGKVYCFGPAFRAERSKTRRHLIEFWMVEPEVAYFDLEDDMRLAEELVEYLVQRVLERRRAELETLGRDLAPLEKIRTPFPRISYDEAARILEEAGTGFRFGDDFGGTDETVLSERFERPVIVHRYPAAVKAFYMKNDPEQPDRALCMDMLAPEGYGEIIGGGQREDDLEALERKIEQHKLPRKAFEWYLDLRRYGSVPHAGFGLGIERTVAWICGLSHVRETIPFPRMLYRLEP is encoded by the coding sequence ATGGCTCTGGCTTCCGTGGAAGGTAGAATCTACGTAAGCGATGCCGGCGAGCACGTTGGAGAAGACGTCTGGGTTTTCGGCTGGCTCTACCACCGGAGGGACAAGGGAAAACTGCAGTTCCTCCTGGTGAGGGATGGTTCCGGCATCATTCAGTGCGTCGTCTCGCACGCGGACGTGGACGAAAAAACGTGGGCCCTGGCGGCCGAGGTAACGCAGGAGTCGTCCCTCAAGGTCTACGGGACGGTGCGCCAAGACGCGCGTGCTCCGGGTGGCTATGAGCTGCTGGTCAAGGCCCTGGAGATCGTTCAGATCGCTAAGGACTACCCCATCACCCCCAAAGAGCACGGCGTGGACTTCTTGATGGACCACCGCCACCTGTGGCTGCGTAGCTCGCGCCAGCAGGCGATCCTGCGGGTCCGACACGAGATCGTTCGGGCGATCCGCGACTTCTTCGACGAGCGCGGCTTCGTCCTTCTCGACGCCCCGATTTTCACTCCCGCCGCCTGCGAGGGAACCACAACCCTCTTTGAGACCGATTACTTCGGCCAGAAGGTGTACCTGACCCAGAGCGGCCAGCTGTACATGGAAGCAGGCGCTATGGCCTTCGGCAAGGTCTACTGCTTCGGACCTGCCTTTCGCGCGGAGCGCTCCAAGACGCGCCGCCATTTGATCGAGTTCTGGATGGTCGAACCGGAGGTCGCCTACTTCGACCTCGAGGACGACATGCGGCTCGCCGAGGAGTTGGTGGAGTACCTTGTGCAGCGCGTGCTGGAAAGGAGGCGGGCCGAATTGGAGACCCTTGGACGCGATCTGGCGCCGCTCGAAAAGATCCGCACGCCTTTCCCACGGATCTCCTACGACGAGGCCGCCCGGATCCTTGAGGAGGCAGGGACCGGCTTTCGCTTCGGGGATGACTTCGGCGGTACGGACGAAACGGTACTTTCGGAGCGCTTCGAACGACCGGTCATCGTGCACCGCTACCCTGCAGCGGTGAAAGCGTTCTACATGAAAAACGATCCTGAGCAGCCGGACCGGGCGCTGTGCATGGACATGCTTGCCCCCGAGGGATACGGAGAGATCATTGGTGGCGGGCAGCGGGAAGACGACCTGGAGGCTCTGGAACGCAAGATCGAACAACACAAGCTGCCCCGCAAAGCTTTTGAGTGGTATCTGGACCTGCGGCGCTACGGGAGCGTGCCCCACGCCGGGTTCGGGCTGGGGATTGAACGCACAGTGGCGTGGATCTGCGGGCTGTCTCACGTGCGGGAGACGATCCCATTCCCACGCATGCTTTATCGGCTGGAGCCGTGA
- a CDS encoding universal stress protein → MIKSILLPVDGSAYTESVLRHGMELGQALGALLRVLAVVDVRNYEWVATFGADSFVPVMPPPSYREETEKLLNEKADQTLERAGEFLKKESPEVRFVLEKVADSPIDAIVARENVVDLVIMGQRGEYAKWESRLLGATVEAVSRQLEKPLVVVHQRFRPLSSILVAYDGSKSANRALQLAAELATHLPGSLHVLTVQKEREWAERVLNEASAYLEAYGLEVQSSWTDGDPEDAILRGIAELGVDLAVLGGHGHSRLREAILGSTAVHVMRRAPVPVCMVK, encoded by the coding sequence GTGATCAAGTCCATTCTATTGCCAGTGGACGGATCGGCCTACACGGAGTCCGTGCTGCGGCACGGAATGGAGCTGGGCCAGGCGCTGGGGGCTCTGTTGCGTGTTCTGGCTGTGGTGGATGTACGGAACTACGAGTGGGTCGCTACCTTTGGGGCCGACAGCTTCGTCCCCGTCATGCCTCCGCCAAGCTACCGTGAGGAAACCGAGAAGCTCCTGAACGAAAAAGCGGACCAGACGCTGGAGCGCGCCGGGGAGTTCCTGAAGAAGGAAAGCCCCGAGGTGCGCTTCGTCCTCGAAAAGGTGGCGGATTCACCGATCGACGCCATTGTGGCTCGAGAGAACGTTGTCGATCTGGTCATTATGGGCCAGCGGGGCGAGTACGCCAAGTGGGAGTCGAGACTTCTGGGGGCGACGGTCGAGGCGGTCAGCCGGCAGCTTGAGAAGCCGCTCGTGGTCGTGCACCAGCGGTTCCGGCCGCTGAGCTCGATTCTGGTAGCGTACGACGGGAGCAAGAGCGCTAATCGCGCTCTCCAGCTGGCAGCCGAGCTGGCGACCCACCTACCGGGTAGCCTGCACGTGCTTACCGTGCAGAAAGAGAGGGAATGGGCAGAGCGGGTGCTCAATGAGGCGAGCGCCTATCTCGAAGCCTACGGTCTGGAGGTTCAGAGCTCCTGGACGGACGGAGACCCGGAGGATGCGATCCTCCGAGGCATAGCCGAGTTAGGGGTTGATTTGGCCGTGTTGGGCGGGCATGGCCATTCGCGACTTCGGGAGGCCATTCTGGGAAGCACCGCTGTGCACGTGATGCGTAGGGCCCCCGTCCCCGTCTGTATGGTAAAGTAG